The window AAAAGGTGTCTGGAGGTGACTGGGCCTGTCTTGATCTTGCTGACCAGAATTTAGCTGAAATCGACCTAAGCGATGCCCTGTTGGAACAGGTCAATTTTAAGGGTGCAGATCTGAAGGGAGTCAATTTTTCCGGGGCCATACTCGCTCGGGCTGACCTGGAGGGTGCAGATTGCAGTGGTGCAAATTTTACTGAGGCCAACATCGGTGCAGTGCATGCGCTGCAAACAGACTTTACAGGTGCCAACCTCAAATCAGCAAAGCTCTCCAAAGGAAATTTTACCGAGGCCAATTTTGCTAAAGCAAACCTTGAAGATATCGAGGCCCTGGAGCTGATTATTGATCGAACAAACTTTTCTAACGCCAGCATGCCCAAGGTGACTTTTTTACAGCTCACTATTTCAGGCGCTAATTTCTCTCAGGCCAATATAAACACCTCTGCCTTTTTGCAGTGTAAACTTACCAACTGTACGTTCTCTGAAGCAGTTATGCATAACTGCGCTTTTGTCGATACCACACTGGAAACTCTGTGTTTTGACAAGGCCGACCTTTCCTCTGCCTGTTTTGTTGCTACAGAGCCGGAAAAATCAAGTTCAACAGAACTCACCTTTCAGGGAACCCTGCTTAATCAGGCTAATTTCCAGAATATGGATATGCATAGTATGGATTTCAATCATGCCTACATGGAGAATGCCTTTTTTGGTGCAACAGACCTTTCCGGGGCAAATCTCAGCTATGGGCAGGCAAAGAATGCCCAGTTTCGCAAGGCAAATCTTCGCCAGGCAGTACTGGACCATATCAATCTGGACCAGGGATCACTAGCCAAGGCCGATTTGACGCAAGCGTCTTTTCGGGGTGCCAACCTCCACGGCGTGGATGTCTTACGGGCCAAATTTAAAGACACCAATCTGAAGGAGTCCAACCTTGATGCAACCCTTATTGAACATTGGAGTTTTGAGCAATGACAGGAGAAGATCTCTCAAGAGCGGTTAAAGGAGGAGACTTCTTTTATGATGAGGACTTCTCTGGCATGGATTGCCGAGGGGTTGATTTTTCTGGAGCTATCTTTAACAAAATCTGTTTTGATAATTGTGATTTCACAGGCGCAAACCTTAAAGAGGCCCTGTTTACGGAATGCTCTCTTAAGAACAGTATACTCAAGGACAGTACGCTCAACGAAACATTATTTAATAATACAGACCTCAGTCAGGCCGACTTTCAGGGGATTGCCACGGAGTTTGTCAAATTTATCAAGTGCTCAATGAACGGGATAAATTTTTCCGGTGCCCGCCTCAGCGGGATGTGTGTCTTTATTGAATCCTGCCTGGAAGAGGCTGTATTTAACAAAGCAGATTTAGATACGGCTGTTTTTACCACCTGCTCAATGAAGGGAAGTAATTTTTCGCAATCACATCATTTCAAAACCACATTTTATCAATGCGAATTTGAGCAAACAAGTTTTCAAGGAGCAACTATCAACCTTTCCCTTTTTCACGGGGCTTCACTGAATGGAACAGATTTCAGCGAAATGGACCTCAACCAGGTTCAGTTCCGTGAAAGCTCGTTGAACAACTGTAATTTTTATAAAACGCAACTCAAACAGGGTGGCTTTGTCCAGGCCTCCTGTAAAGGGTCTCTCTTTGATGAAGCTTTGCTCGAACTGGCAAATTTTTACGAAGCTGAACTCACGGGTTCCAGGTTTATCAAGGCTGATATGCGAATGGTCAGTATGCAGAATGCCATCCTGAACATGAGCGACTTTTCATCAGCTCATCTGTATCAGGCCCAGCT is drawn from Candidatus Electrothrix aestuarii and contains these coding sequences:
- a CDS encoding pentapeptide repeat-containing protein: MTGEDLSRAVKGGDFFYDEDFSGMDCRGVDFSGAIFNKICFDNCDFTGANLKEALFTECSLKNSILKDSTLNETLFNNTDLSQADFQGIATEFVKFIKCSMNGINFSGARLSGMCVFIESCLEEAVFNKADLDTAVFTTCSMKGSNFSQSHHFKTTFYQCEFEQTSFQGATINLSLFHGASLNGTDFSEMDLNQVQFRESSLNNCNFYKTQLKQGGFVQASCKGSLFDEALLELANFYEAELTGSRFIKADMRMVSMQNAILNMSDFSSAHLYQAQLEGVQANDSLFKESDLTYADLSHAQIKNSSFSGANLFMTNLHMVRDEHTIWSGSNKALARGTDEKRLKSESWGI
- a CDS encoding pentapeptide repeat-containing protein — encoded protein: MEPGKRKPPPRIDVEEIRAQTQQINPQLMQAMQHVQTMKDMGIEDEKTQDLEKQIKESLATTEQQIEEALIEAEKGFREGYIMGAHFMEEGLSPHKDPVDEVTKRFLERVSTGEKVSGGDWACLDLADQNLAEIDLSDALLEQVNFKGADLKGVNFSGAILARADLEGADCSGANFTEANIGAVHALQTDFTGANLKSAKLSKGNFTEANFAKANLEDIEALELIIDRTNFSNASMPKVTFLQLTISGANFSQANINTSAFLQCKLTNCTFSEAVMHNCAFVDTTLETLCFDKADLSSACFVATEPEKSSSTELTFQGTLLNQANFQNMDMHSMDFNHAYMENAFFGATDLSGANLSYGQAKNAQFRKANLRQAVLDHINLDQGSLAKADLTQASFRGANLHGVDVLRAKFKDTNLKESNLDATLIEHWSFEQ